A portion of the Streptococcus sp. Marseille-Q6470 genome contains these proteins:
- a CDS encoding adenylate kinase, giving the protein MNLLIMGLPGAGKGTQAAKIVEQFHVAHISTGDMFRAAMANQTEMGVLAKSYIDKGELVPDEVTNGIVKERLSQDDIKETGFLLDGYPRTIEQAHALDKTLAELGIKLEGVINIEVDPSCLLERLSGRIIHRETGETFHKVFNPPVDYKEEDYYQREDDKPETVKRRLDVNIAQGEPIIAHYRAKGLVHDIEGNQDINDVFKDIEKVLTNLK; this is encoded by the coding sequence ATGAATCTTTTGATTATGGGTTTACCTGGTGCAGGTAAAGGAACACAAGCAGCAAAAATTGTTGAACAATTTCATGTTGCACACATCTCAACAGGTGACATGTTCCGTGCAGCAATGGCTAACCAAACTGAAATGGGTGTGTTGGCTAAGTCTTATATCGACAAAGGTGAATTAGTTCCAGATGAAGTTACAAATGGAATTGTTAAAGAGCGTCTTTCACAAGATGATATTAAGGAAACTGGCTTCTTGTTGGATGGTTACCCACGCACGATTGAACAAGCTCATGCCTTAGATAAAACATTGGCTGAACTTGGAATTAAACTTGAAGGTGTTATCAACATCGAAGTAGATCCATCTTGCCTACTTGAACGTTTGAGTGGTCGTATCATTCACCGTGAAACTGGAGAAACTTTCCATAAGGTATTCAACCCACCAGTTGATTACAAAGAGGAAGATTACTACCAACGTGAAGATGATAAACCAGAGACAGTTAAACGTCGTTTGGATGTCAATATTGCTCAAGGTGAACCAATTATTGCTCACTATCGTGCTAAAGGTCTAGTACATGATATCGAAGGTAACCAAGATATCAATGATGTCTTTAAAGATATCGAAAAGGTATTGACAAATTTGAAATAA
- the secY gene encoding preprotein translocase subunit SecY — translation MFFKLLREALKVKQVRSKILFTIFIVFVFRIGTSITVPWVNANSLNALSGLSFLNMLSLVSGNAMKNFSVFALGVSPYITASIVVQLLQMDLLPKFVEWGKQGEVGRRKLNQATRYIALVLAFVQSVGITAGFNALSGAKLLTVPLTPQVFLVIGGILTAGSMIVTWLGEQITDKGYGNGVSMIIFAGIVASIPDMIKGIYVDYFVNVPSSRLTSSLIFVAILIIAVLLIVYFTTYVEQAKYKIPIQYTKVAQGAPSSSYLPLKINPAGVIPVIFASSITAAPAAILQFVSASGLNWEWVKTAQELVSTSTPTGVALYALLIILFTFFYTFVQINPEKAAENLQKSGAYIHGVRPGKGTEEYMSKLLRRLATVGSLFLGVISILPIVAKDLFGLSEVVAFGGTSLLIIISTGIEGIKQLEGYLLKRKYVGFLDTTE, via the coding sequence ATGTTTTTTAAATTATTGAGAGAAGCACTCAAAGTTAAACAGGTTCGATCAAAGATTTTATTCACAATTTTTATCGTGTTTGTTTTTCGTATTGGTACTAGTATCACTGTACCGTGGGTAAATGCAAATAGCTTGAACGCTTTGAGTGGTCTATCCTTCTTGAATATGTTGAGCTTGGTGTCAGGGAATGCCATGAAAAACTTTTCAGTTTTTGCTCTTGGAGTCAGCCCCTACATTACAGCCTCAATCGTCGTCCAACTCTTGCAAATGGATTTGTTACCGAAGTTTGTGGAGTGGGGCAAACAAGGGGAAGTTGGTCGTAGAAAGTTAAACCAAGCGACTCGATACATTGCACTAGTGCTTGCATTTGTTCAATCAGTTGGGATTACTGCTGGTTTTAATGCTCTGTCTGGAGCTAAACTTTTGACTGTTCCACTTACACCACAGGTCTTTCTTGTGATTGGAGGAATCTTAACAGCAGGAAGCATGATTGTAACCTGGTTGGGAGAGCAAATCACAGATAAGGGATATGGTAATGGTGTTTCAATGATTATCTTTGCAGGGATTGTTGCTTCAATTCCTGACATGATTAAGGGCATTTATGTAGATTACTTTGTCAATGTACCAAGTAGTCGATTGACATCGTCTCTCATTTTTGTCGCTATTTTAATCATCGCTGTTTTGTTGATTGTTTACTTTACAACTTACGTTGAACAAGCTAAATATAAGATTCCAATTCAGTATACAAAGGTAGCTCAAGGAGCGCCATCAAGTTCCTATCTTCCTTTGAAAATTAACCCTGCTGGGGTTATTCCTGTTATCTTTGCTAGTTCCATTACAGCAGCACCAGCTGCAATCTTACAATTTGTGAGTGCGTCTGGTCTTAATTGGGAGTGGGTTAAAACAGCTCAAGAGTTGGTTTCTACTTCAACTCCGACAGGTGTTGCTTTGTATGCTCTGTTGATCATTCTCTTTACATTCTTCTATACATTTGTACAGATTAATCCAGAGAAAGCAGCAGAAAATTTACAAAAGAGTGGAGCTTATATCCATGGTGTCCGTCCTGGTAAAGGGACAGAGGAATACATGTCAAAACTTCTTCGTCGTCTCGCAACAGTCGGATCTCTCTTCCTAGGTGTCATTTCCATCCTACCTATTGTAGCTAAAGATTTATTTGGTCTTTCAGAAGTTGTTGCTTTTGGGGGAACAAGTTTGCTAATCATTATCTCTACAGGTATTGAAGGGATTAAACAATTGGAAGGTTATCTATTGAAACGTAAGTATGTTGGTTTCTTAGATACAACAGAATAA